In a single window of the Callithrix jacchus isolate 240 chromosome 1, calJac240_pri, whole genome shotgun sequence genome:
- the LOC144577008 gene encoding uncharacterized protein LOC144577008 isoform X1, whose protein sequence is MVRHRGARSSLAEDASGRTREVAAARAQRSETSAAIASHRLPSRPRSEGAGRDLEQPGAGRCLAPSMAERPGRGRGLGQRTPGAPVRKAGPGAAGHGAGLGARLGAQDAWSSRTGGGACSGRWGAESNPEDAWNSRVGRGAWTRGSLEAAGRRAGPGPEDVCSSGLGGGVWSRRRPEQTGTGRGLGREDAGSVRAGGGAWVDHRLPGLPELGGTALKVWSLRGLERQGRSKWGRGLPTRFDVLARMCHSTENNQDHRPRVAPVDLDMHPPASLQPDSEEQWTRTEEELELKHTEKSVPCGFDFSVKAKWKKI, encoded by the exons ATGGTCCGTCACCGGGGAGCGCGGAGCTCGCTGGCCGAGGATGCGTCGGGGAGGACCCGAGAGGTCGCCGCCGCCCGAGCACAAAGGAGCGAGACAAGCGCGGCGATCGCGTCCCACAGGCTGCCGAGCCGACCGCGCTCTGAGGGGGCGGGGCGGGACCTGGAGCAGCCGGGCGCGGGGCGGTGCCTGGCCCCGAGTATGGCTGAGCGGCCGGgcagggggcggggcctgggccAGAGAACGCCTGGAGCACCCGTACGGAAGGCGGGGCCTGGAGCCGCGGGGCACGGGGCAGGGCTTGGGGCACGGCTTGGGGCACAGGACGCCTGGAGCAGCCGGACGGGAGGCGGGGCCTGTAGCGGCCGATGGGGGGCGGAGTCTAACCCAGAGGACGCCTGGAACAGCCGGGTAGGGAGAGGGGCCTGGACCAGAGGAAGCCTGGAAGCAGCCGGGCGGAGGGCGGGGCCTGGCCCAGAGGACGTTTGCAGTAGCGGGTTAGGGGGCGGGGTCTGGAGCCGCCGACGTCCGGAGCAAACGGGCACGGGGCGGGGCTTGGGCCGAGAGGACGCGGGGAGCGTCCGCgcagggggcggggcctgggTGGACCACCGCCTACCAGGGCTTCCGGAGCTCGGGGGCACCGCGCTGAAAGTTTGGAGTCTTAGGGGCTTAGAGCGGCAAGGCAGGTCTAAGTGGGGCCGGGGTCTGCCAACGCG GTTCGatgtgctggcaaggatgtgtcACTCCACAGAGAATAACCAGGACCACAGACCCAGAGTTGCTCCTGTTGACTTGGACATGCATCCCCccgcttcactccagcctgactccGAGGAGCAGTGGACAAGAACAGAGGAAGAATTAGAGCTCAAACACACTGAAAAATCTGTTCCATGTGGATTTGACTTCAGTGtgaaagcaaaatggaaaaagatttag
- the LOC144577008 gene encoding uncharacterized protein LOC144577008 isoform X2, translating to MVRHRGARSSLAEDASGRTREVAAARAQRSETSAAIASHRLPSRPRSEGAGRDLEQPGAGRCLAPSMAERPGRGRGLGQRTPGAPVRKAGPGAAGHGAGLGARLGAQDAWSSRTGGGACSGRWGAESNPEDAWNSRVGRGAWTRGSLEAAGRRAGPGPEDVCSSGLGGGVWSRRRPEQTGTGRGLGREDAGSVRAGGGAWVDHRLPGLPELGGTALKVWSLRGLERQGSMCWQGCVTPQRITRTTDPELLLLTWTCIPPLHSSLTPRSSGQEQRKN from the exons ATGGTCCGTCACCGGGGAGCGCGGAGCTCGCTGGCCGAGGATGCGTCGGGGAGGACCCGAGAGGTCGCCGCCGCCCGAGCACAAAGGAGCGAGACAAGCGCGGCGATCGCGTCCCACAGGCTGCCGAGCCGACCGCGCTCTGAGGGGGCGGGGCGGGACCTGGAGCAGCCGGGCGCGGGGCGGTGCCTGGCCCCGAGTATGGCTGAGCGGCCGGgcagggggcggggcctgggccAGAGAACGCCTGGAGCACCCGTACGGAAGGCGGGGCCTGGAGCCGCGGGGCACGGGGCAGGGCTTGGGGCACGGCTTGGGGCACAGGACGCCTGGAGCAGCCGGACGGGAGGCGGGGCCTGTAGCGGCCGATGGGGGGCGGAGTCTAACCCAGAGGACGCCTGGAACAGCCGGGTAGGGAGAGGGGCCTGGACCAGAGGAAGCCTGGAAGCAGCCGGGCGGAGGGCGGGGCCTGGCCCAGAGGACGTTTGCAGTAGCGGGTTAGGGGGCGGGGTCTGGAGCCGCCGACGTCCGGAGCAAACGGGCACGGGGCGGGGCTTGGGCCGAGAGGACGCGGGGAGCGTCCGCgcagggggcggggcctgggTGGACCACCGCCTACCAGGGCTTCCGGAGCTCGGGGGCACCGCGCTGAAAGTTTGGAGTCTTAGGGGCTTAGAGCGGCAAG GTTCGatgtgctggcaaggatgtgtcACTCCACAGAGAATAACCAGGACCACAGACCCAGAGTTGCTCCTGTTGACTTGGACATGCATCCCCccgcttcactccagcctgactccGAGGAGCAGTGGACAAGAACAGAGGAAGAATTAG